In one Xyrauchen texanus isolate HMW12.3.18 chromosome 18, RBS_HiC_50CHRs, whole genome shotgun sequence genomic region, the following are encoded:
- the LOC127658602 gene encoding uncharacterized protein LOC127658602 produces MLVSQPGFATPKPKTSLSLSSRRRNKPVSPIPRISRSPRLHVVPPAGNGARHYFGEKKHRSSSGERRSDQTTLRQIPSVLNESVDLYATGFQIDEDPTAIFNNDAFVREWDALNQPILPDNTDNAVSSHGGAVVSDEELLLNDAEDVISFIDAVSDCTEDDANNQECVEETVIEADENLPSNQQNFSHDLLMELREQNRLADEKLDIILENVKRLCDCFHMVMTNSEEQGSLTRLILDRVGANREMLNKIEKILQDEF; encoded by the exons ATGCTTGTCTCACAACCGGGGTTTGCTACACCCAAACCGAAGACATCACTGTCACTCAGTTCACGGAGACGCAACAAACCCGTTAGTCCTATTCCGAGGATTTCACGAAGCCCTCGATTACATGTTGTACCCCCAGCTGGAAACGGTGCAAGacactattttggagaaaaaaaacatcggtcttcatcaggagaaaggagaagcgatcaaacaacgttacgtcaaataccttctgtgttaaacgaatcagttg atttgtacgcTACCGGTTTTCAAATTGACGaagaccccacagcaatcttcAATAATGATGCGTTCGTGAGGGAGTGGGACGCTCTTAACCAACCCATACTTCCAGACAACACCGATAATGCTGTCTCATCACACGGTGGGGCTGTGGTGTCAGATGAGGAGCTGCTGCTAAACGACGCAGAGGATGTGATTTCGTTTATTGATGCTGTATCGGATTGTACGGAGGACGATGCGAATAATCAGGAGTGTGTGGAAGAGACAGTTATCGAAGCGGATGAAAATCtaccatcaaatcaacagaacttttcccatgatttgttgatggaaTTGCGTGAACAGAATCGATTGGCGGACGAGAAGCTGGACATTATTTTAGAGaatgtcaaacgtctttgtgACTGCTTCCACATGGTGATGACAAACTCAGAAGAACAAGGAAGTCTTACACGGCTTATTCTCGATCGAGTTGGTGCCAATCGCgagatgttgaataaaattgaaaagattcTCCAGGACGAATTCTGA
- the LOC127659081 gene encoding uncharacterized protein LOC127659081 isoform X2 — MEDEGQITFTLTILHRVLATVFIDGKETWRKLFTVGSVGELINSAKTELSQQVSIDRILRFDTDFQEFIDIDVNSEVKELDKFQIYYTASITQDPLDGRFHSTEVSRTVTTTVTTTGLLTLLEEKAPTILREHEDTKTLSISLRKLLVKVAVSDLIEKHGFYPSGTEKLALAKEIVSLFPSLRINVPFGENEGHEHFFDGPSHSGFIEMRLRNIRWKLQQSQRIYNLKRRLPTDQPSLPITDETVPTEWLTLIKRMRPSPENSSSIKTAIDQTFSYRRRWITTKSPTVGQIFKEYPRFLDMPALVDIEFSKMTRWERRHVYQEMGGDDYPKTQGNSIL, encoded by the exons ATGGAAGACGAGGGTCAAATCACGTTTACTCTAACAATTTTACACAGAGTTCTCGCGACTGTCTTCATAGACGGGAAGGAAACATGGAGAAAACTATTCACAGTTGGAAGTGTTGGAGAACTGATTAACTCAGCCAAAACGGAGCTCTCTCAACAAGTATCTATTGATCGAATACTGAGATTTGACACAGATTTTCAAGAATTTATTGACATCGATGTTAATTCAGAAGTGAAGGAGCTTGACAAATTCCAAATATATTATACTGCTAGTATCACACAGGATCCATTAGATGGAAGA TTTCATTCAACAGAAGTAAGCCGGACTGTCACCACAACTGTCACCACAACTGGTCTGCTGACACTGCTCGAGGAAAAGGCCCCTACAATCTTGAGAGAACATGAAGACACAAAGACATTGTCAATTTCTTTGAGAAAGTTACTTGTTAAAGTGGCTGTGAGTGACCTTATAGAAAAGCATGGATT CTATCCATCTGGTACAGAAAAGCTGGCACTGGCAAAGGAGATTGTGTCACTGTTCCCCTCATTAAGGATTAATGTCCCATTTGGCGAAAATGAAGGACAT GAGCATTTTTTTGATGGGCCATCACACAGTGGATTTATAGAAATGAGACTACGGAACATCAGATGGAAACTTCAACAGAGCCAGCGGATCTACAATTTGAAACGACGTCTTCCTACAGACCAACCTTCTCTGCCGATTACTGATGAAACAGTGCCCACTGAGTGGTTGACCTTGATAAAGAGGATGCGACCCTCTCCAGAGAACTCATCGTCAATAAAGACTGCAATTGACCAAACCTTCAGTTACCGTAGAAGATGGATAACGACGAAATCGCCAACTGTTGGTCAAATCTTCAAGGAATATCCCAGATTTCTGGACATGCCAGCCTTG GTGGACATTGAATTTTCCAAGATGACCAGATGGGAAAGAAGACATGTTTATCAAGAAATGGGAGGGGACGATTATCCCAAAACTCAAGGAAATAGCATCCTTTGA
- the LOC127659081 gene encoding uncharacterized protein LOC127659081 isoform X1, with product MEDEGQITFTLTILHRVLATVFIDGKETWRKLFTVGSVGELINSAKTELSQQVSIDRILRFDTDFQEFIDIDVNSEVKELDKFQIYYTASITQDPLDGRVESLLFHSTEVSRTVTTTVTTTGLLTLLEEKAPTILREHEDTKTLSISLRKLLVKVAVSDLIEKHGFYPSGTEKLALAKEIVSLFPSLRINVPFGENEGHEHFFDGPSHSGFIEMRLRNIRWKLQQSQRIYNLKRRLPTDQPSLPITDETVPTEWLTLIKRMRPSPENSSSIKTAIDQTFSYRRRWITTKSPTVGQIFKEYPRFLDMPALVDIEFSKMTRWERRHVYQEMGGDDYPKTQGNSIL from the exons ATGGAAGACGAGGGTCAAATCACGTTTACTCTAACAATTTTACACAGAGTTCTCGCGACTGTCTTCATAGACGGGAAGGAAACATGGAGAAAACTATTCACAGTTGGAAGTGTTGGAGAACTGATTAACTCAGCCAAAACGGAGCTCTCTCAACAAGTATCTATTGATCGAATACTGAGATTTGACACAGATTTTCAAGAATTTATTGACATCGATGTTAATTCAGAAGTGAAGGAGCTTGACAAATTCCAAATATATTATACTGCTAGTATCACACAGGATCCATTAGATGGAAGAGTTGAGTCATTACTG TTTCATTCAACAGAAGTAAGCCGGACTGTCACCACAACTGTCACCACAACTGGTCTGCTGACACTGCTCGAGGAAAAGGCCCCTACAATCTTGAGAGAACATGAAGACACAAAGACATTGTCAATTTCTTTGAGAAAGTTACTTGTTAAAGTGGCTGTGAGTGACCTTATAGAAAAGCATGGATT CTATCCATCTGGTACAGAAAAGCTGGCACTGGCAAAGGAGATTGTGTCACTGTTCCCCTCATTAAGGATTAATGTCCCATTTGGCGAAAATGAAGGACAT GAGCATTTTTTTGATGGGCCATCACACAGTGGATTTATAGAAATGAGACTACGGAACATCAGATGGAAACTTCAACAGAGCCAGCGGATCTACAATTTGAAACGACGTCTTCCTACAGACCAACCTTCTCTGCCGATTACTGATGAAACAGTGCCCACTGAGTGGTTGACCTTGATAAAGAGGATGCGACCCTCTCCAGAGAACTCATCGTCAATAAAGACTGCAATTGACCAAACCTTCAGTTACCGTAGAAGATGGATAACGACGAAATCGCCAACTGTTGGTCAAATCTTCAAGGAATATCCCAGATTTCTGGACATGCCAGCCTTG GTGGACATTGAATTTTCCAAGATGACCAGATGGGAAAGAAGACATGTTTATCAAGAAATGGGAGGGGACGATTATCCCAAAACTCAAGGAAATAGCATCCTTTGA